One segment of Mycolicibacterium sp. YH-1 DNA contains the following:
- a CDS encoding metallophosphoesterase — MPDPSTILKNTAAVAAGSLVAGIAYGSLIERNAFVIREVTMPVLTPGSSPLRVLHLSDFHMRPGQQRKQGWLRDLARWSPDLVVNTGDNLAHPKAVPSVVQAMGDLLSVPGLFVFGSNDYFGPRPKNPASYIFNKSKRITGVPLPWQDLRAAFTERGWLDMTHTRREIDVNGLVIAAAGVDDPHLKRDRYETVAGRPNPAANLTLGITHAPYTRVLDRFAADGYQLVMAGHTHGGQLCLPFKGALVTNCDLDPSRAKGPSRWGTNTQLHVSAGVGTSPYAPLRFCCRPEATLLTLVAAPTGGGHAGTRAGVSQSTVAAR; from the coding sequence ATGCCCGACCCATCGACCATTCTGAAGAACACCGCGGCGGTCGCCGCTGGCTCGCTGGTCGCCGGGATCGCCTACGGTTCGCTCATCGAGCGCAACGCGTTCGTGATTCGCGAAGTGACCATGCCGGTGCTGACGCCCGGTTCGTCGCCGCTGCGCGTGCTGCACCTGTCGGACTTCCACATGCGCCCGGGACAGCAACGCAAGCAGGGTTGGCTGCGCGACCTGGCGCGCTGGAGCCCAGACCTGGTGGTGAACACCGGTGACAATCTCGCGCACCCGAAGGCCGTGCCGTCGGTCGTACAGGCCATGGGGGATCTGCTGTCGGTGCCGGGACTGTTCGTGTTCGGCAGCAACGACTACTTCGGGCCGCGGCCGAAGAACCCCGCCAGCTACATCTTCAACAAGTCCAAGCGCATCACCGGTGTGCCGCTGCCCTGGCAGGACCTGCGGGCGGCGTTCACCGAGCGCGGCTGGCTGGACATGACCCACACCCGGCGCGAGATCGACGTCAACGGTCTGGTGATCGCGGCCGCCGGTGTCGACGACCCGCACCTCAAGCGCGACCGCTACGAGACCGTCGCCGGTCGCCCCAACCCGGCGGCCAACCTGACGCTCGGCATCACCCATGCGCCCTACACGCGGGTGCTGGACCGGTTCGCCGCCGACGGCTACCAGCTGGTCATGGCGGGCCACACCCACGGCGGGCAGCTCTGCCTTCCGTTCAAGGGCGCCCTGGTGACCAACTGCGATCTTGACCCGTCACGGGCCAAGGGACCGTCCCGGTGGGGCACCAACACCCAGCTGCACGTCTCGGCGGGCGTCGGCACCTCGCCGTACGCGCCGCTGCGGTTCTGCTGCCGCCCGGAGGCCACGCTTCTCACACTGGTCGCCGCTCCCACCGGTGGCGGTCACGCCGGAACCAGGGCAGGTGTCTCGCAGTCGACCGTCGCGGCACGGTGA
- a CDS encoding LLM class F420-dependent oxidoreductase, with translation MTRFGYTLMTEQSGPKQLVEYAVSAERAGFDFEVCSDHFSPWLSAQGHAPNAWTVLGAVAHATDTVELLTYVTCPTMRYHPAVVAQQAATLQILADGRFTLGLGSGENLNEHVVGQGWPTIARRQEMLSEAIQIIRELFTGEVVDWKGDYFQVDSARLWDLPEVPVAIAAAVSGDRSVEAFAPLADHLIAVQPDKDLVDAWSRARKATGLSGEVRAIGQLPICWDPDRDAAVARAHEQFRWFAGGWAVNADLPTTAGFAGATQFVTPEDTASNIPCGPDLEAIVTAVDEYRQAGFTDIALVQVGDDGQDRFLDRAAKPLLAMLREAVG, from the coding sequence ATGACGCGTTTCGGATACACCCTCATGACGGAGCAGAGCGGACCCAAACAACTTGTCGAGTACGCCGTTTCGGCGGAACGGGCGGGTTTCGACTTCGAGGTCTGCAGTGACCACTTCTCGCCGTGGCTGAGCGCGCAGGGGCATGCGCCCAACGCATGGACGGTGCTCGGGGCGGTCGCGCACGCGACGGACACCGTCGAACTCCTCACCTACGTGACGTGTCCGACGATGCGCTATCACCCCGCGGTGGTGGCCCAGCAGGCGGCGACGCTGCAGATTCTGGCCGACGGTCGCTTCACCCTCGGCCTGGGGAGCGGGGAGAACCTGAACGAACACGTGGTCGGTCAGGGCTGGCCGACCATCGCGCGGCGTCAGGAGATGCTCAGCGAGGCGATCCAGATCATCAGAGAGCTGTTCACCGGCGAGGTGGTCGACTGGAAGGGCGACTACTTTCAGGTGGACTCGGCCCGGCTGTGGGATCTCCCCGAGGTTCCAGTGGCGATCGCCGCCGCCGTGTCGGGGGACCGATCCGTGGAGGCGTTCGCACCGCTGGCCGACCACCTGATCGCCGTGCAGCCCGACAAGGACCTGGTGGACGCGTGGAGCCGTGCGCGCAAGGCGACCGGGCTGTCCGGCGAGGTCCGCGCCATCGGGCAGTTGCCAATCTGCTGGGATCCCGATCGCGATGCCGCTGTGGCGCGTGCTCACGAGCAGTTCCGGTGGTTCGCCGGCGGGTGGGCAGTCAACGCCGACCTGCCGACCACCGCGGGATTCGCGGGCGCGACCCAGTTCGTCACACCGGAGGACACCGCGTCGAACATCCCATGTGGCCCCGATCTTGAGGCGATCGTCACCGCGGTCGACGAGTACCGGCAGGCGGGCTTCACCGATATCGCGCTGGTTCAGGTCGGCGACGACGGGCAGGACCGCTTCCTCGATAGAGCTGCCAAGCCGCTACTGGCGATGCTGCGCGAGGCGGTCGGCTGA
- a CDS encoding PLP-dependent cysteine synthase family protein, translating to MSDGATDAARTQPRQWVDNAVRLIEADARRSADTHLLRYPLPAAWCDGVDVELYLKDETTHITGSLKHRLARSLFLYGLCNGWIGENTTVIEASSGSTAVSEAYFAAMLGLPFIAVMPSSTSTAKIKLIESQGGRCHFVAESSQVYAEAERLAAETGGHYLDQFTNAERATDWRGNNNIAESIFDQMREEQHPCPEWIVVGAGTGGTSATIGRYIRYRRYPTRLCVVDPENSAFFPSYAQGRRDIVTGASSRIEGIGRPRVEPSFLPDVVDRMMVVPDAASIAAAHHVGSVLGRRVGPSTGTNVWGAFGLLAEMIAQKRSGSVITLLADSGDRYADTYFSDEWLTSAGLDTSASKAVLAEFERSGTWV from the coding sequence GTGAGCGACGGCGCCACGGACGCTGCGCGGACTCAGCCTCGTCAGTGGGTGGATAACGCCGTACGCCTGATCGAGGCCGACGCACGCCGTAGTGCCGACACACATCTGCTGCGGTATCCGCTACCCGCGGCGTGGTGTGACGGTGTCGACGTCGAGCTGTATCTCAAGGACGAGACGACGCACATCACCGGCAGCCTCAAGCATCGGTTGGCGAGATCGCTCTTCCTGTACGGGTTGTGCAACGGATGGATCGGCGAGAACACCACGGTCATCGAGGCGTCGTCGGGCTCGACGGCCGTCTCCGAGGCATATTTCGCCGCGATGCTCGGCTTGCCTTTCATCGCCGTGATGCCGTCGTCGACCAGCACGGCGAAGATCAAGCTGATCGAATCACAGGGTGGCCGTTGCCATTTCGTCGCCGAGTCGTCTCAGGTGTACGCGGAGGCCGAACGTCTCGCCGCCGAGACCGGCGGGCACTATCTCGACCAGTTCACCAACGCCGAGCGCGCGACGGACTGGCGGGGCAACAACAACATCGCCGAGTCGATATTCGATCAGATGCGCGAGGAGCAGCACCCCTGCCCCGAGTGGATCGTGGTGGGAGCGGGGACTGGCGGGACGAGCGCGACCATCGGGCGCTACATCAGGTATCGCCGCTACCCCACCCGGCTGTGCGTCGTGGACCCGGAGAACTCGGCGTTCTTCCCGTCCTATGCCCAGGGCAGGCGTGACATCGTCACGGGCGCGTCGTCGCGCATCGAGGGCATCGGTCGTCCGCGGGTGGAACCGTCGTTTCTGCCCGATGTGGTCGATCGCATGATGGTGGTCCCCGATGCGGCCTCAATCGCCGCCGCACATCACGTCGGCTCGGTCCTGGGACGGCGTGTCGGCCCCTCGACCGGCACCAATGTGTGGGGCGCCTTCGGCCTGCTGGCCGAGATGATCGCGCAGAAGCGCAGCGGGTCGGTCATCACGCTGCTCGCGGACAGCGGCGACCGCTACGCCGACACCTATTTCAGTGACGAATGGCTGACCAGCGCGGGGCTGGACACCTCGGCGTCGAAGGCCGTGCTGGCCGAGTTCGAACGCTCCGGCACCTGGGTCTGA